In Curtobacterium sp. L6-1, a genomic segment contains:
- a CDS encoding glycosyltransferase, whose translation MLTFVVALVLVLGVNTILWTTVGAVRVVTARAHRAAAAGRGRRARRRGMPAPVPRGYRPPTTADVAVLVAAHDEELVIERTIRSAAEHLPPEQILVVSDGSSDRTVEIARAAGAQVYDLQPNRGKAGAIAAAIEHFSIPERFEVIMLLDADTHLSEDYFTTGLPEFSAPDVVAVAGRATTILEPRAPTVAGRLLVAYRERVYVAVQYLQKFGQAAPRANVVAIVPGFASMYRTRVLREIDITAEGLAIEDFNMTFEVHAKHLGRVAFRPGAAVAYTQDPDNLRDYAKQVRRWNLGFWQTLRRHRFGLRRFGLATGLFVLELLTSSLMMLLLVPAVALAVTAAVFVALGTGAGFPEAVLAVDPVTGIVVGVLLPDYALTIVVAVVSRRWVYVLYGVTFPLLRVLDAWLCLRALVLAFRGGSSGVWHSPTRRAATA comes from the coding sequence ATGCTCACGTTCGTCGTCGCCCTCGTGCTCGTCCTCGGCGTCAACACGATCCTCTGGACCACGGTCGGCGCCGTCCGCGTCGTGACCGCACGGGCACACCGGGCCGCGGCCGCCGGGCGGGGCCGTCGCGCCCGCCGCCGCGGCATGCCGGCACCCGTCCCCCGCGGGTACCGACCGCCGACGACCGCCGACGTCGCCGTCCTGGTCGCCGCACACGACGAGGAACTCGTCATCGAACGGACCATCCGCTCGGCCGCCGAACACCTGCCGCCCGAGCAGATCCTCGTCGTCTCCGACGGTTCCTCGGACCGGACGGTCGAGATCGCCCGCGCCGCCGGGGCCCAGGTGTACGACCTGCAGCCGAACCGCGGCAAGGCCGGAGCCATCGCCGCCGCCATCGAGCACTTCTCGATCCCCGAGCGCTTCGAGGTGATAATGCTCCTGGACGCCGACACCCACCTGTCCGAGGACTACTTCACCACCGGCCTGCCGGAGTTCTCCGCACCGGACGTCGTCGCCGTCGCCGGCCGCGCCACCACGATCCTCGAGCCCCGCGCCCCCACCGTCGCCGGCCGACTGCTCGTCGCCTACCGCGAACGGGTCTACGTCGCCGTCCAGTACCTGCAGAAGTTCGGCCAGGCGGCCCCGCGCGCCAACGTCGTCGCCATCGTCCCCGGGTTCGCGTCGATGTACCGCACCCGGGTCCTCCGCGAGATCGACATCACCGCGGAAGGACTGGCGATCGAGGACTTCAACATGACGTTCGAGGTGCACGCCAAGCACCTCGGCCGGGTGGCCTTCCGCCCCGGAGCGGCCGTCGCGTACACGCAGGACCCCGACAACCTCCGCGACTACGCCAAGCAGGTGCGCCGCTGGAACCTCGGGTTCTGGCAGACCCTCCGGCGCCACCGGTTCGGCCTGCGCCGCTTCGGGCTCGCCACCGGGCTCTTCGTCCTCGAACTGCTCACCTCGAGCCTCATGATGCTGCTGCTCGTGCCGGCGGTGGCGCTCGCCGTGACCGCCGCGGTCTTCGTCGCGCTCGGCACGGGGGCCGGGTTCCCCGAGGCCGTGCTCGCCGTCGACCCGGTGACCGGCATCGTGGTCGGCGTGCTGCTGCCCGACTACGCGCTGACGATCGTCGTGGCCGTCGTCTCCCGCCGCTGGGTCTACGTGCTCTACGGGGTCACGTTCCCGCTCCTGCGGGTCCTCGACGCGTGGCTGTGCCTACGGGCGCTGGTCCTGGCGTTCCGCGGCGGCTCGAGCGGTGTGTGGCACAGCCCGACCCGGCGGGCCGCGACGGCCTGA
- a CDS encoding helix-turn-helix transcriptional regulator → MELTGRRTEVDRITTLAVLPRESALVVVGDPGSGRTSVLDAASGRVSLPVVRIGVNGSESRWPLSGVTTLFSALDDHRAAAHVSRILGTVRDADPAQAIVVAHELLDTLRTLQLPPTLVLIDDLDRMDAASQTLIAFLAGRLAGTSLRVVATVAHVPSDGPLAALPSMRLAPLPADEALLLARATAADDANDGVLAVIAEQTAGNPGALREQLGMLRREQLLGSEPLVLPLRPTPTTDRVVASVVAAVAGRDLDVLARLALVPVTKLAGPEWDRDVVEDLAALGLVEVRGQSIAVRSPLVRSYLHWRMPARDRRAAHAELAAAAVTHDPRAVAWHRSFTDDEPDAVALLHAARAYATDGHPGAAVTLAERALHVGGRSESEHLALLAVAEVLLAHRLLGYAARYLAAIQPFRSRLDDVRRLRLHYSVQYLNGEAVEADELLVPADATDTAEAEAVTGLLAMVASFRAEAWELEHARDLLQRAEPFAATVPDGTRQILQAARHTVAAVDGSLPPDRDLHDGLATTTLLALSDPTLLLLAHALSLSDRHRSARRVFALVLARAAHTAPVWVEAARYLSAENEVRSGNFRLALRAIDAWESGSSVVERLREPSRAIAIAWRHFLEGRPQASLEVLDRCLALRSTSGLWGATAKLHAFRGRVLLFEGRPAEAAAALETADAIGRTLRNPTVLRHLGDLVETYVQLGRTEDARAMTARLAADHRAHPSRWGALVLARSLALVADDGTRDAARHRALELFEPTDSQFERARTLTALAATGTGPDRARLGAAAAAAYEAAGLRRPLAAPQGVAAMPPAVGGALRLAPSTTAPSPTTPRSAPDGTAVLTMLTAEEQAVVQKVTEGYRNREIATSLYMSQRTVELRLTQIYRKVGARSRSHLVALLG, encoded by the coding sequence ATGGAACTCACCGGTCGACGCACTGAGGTCGACCGGATCACGACCCTCGCCGTACTCCCTCGGGAGTCCGCGCTGGTCGTCGTCGGCGACCCCGGCTCCGGACGCACGAGCGTCCTCGACGCGGCCAGTGGCCGCGTGTCCCTCCCCGTCGTCCGCATCGGCGTGAACGGCAGCGAATCCCGCTGGCCGCTCAGCGGTGTGACGACCCTCTTCAGCGCGCTCGACGACCACCGGGCCGCCGCACACGTCTCCCGGATCCTCGGGACCGTACGCGACGCGGACCCGGCGCAGGCCATCGTCGTGGCGCACGAGCTCCTCGACACGCTGCGCACCCTGCAGTTGCCGCCGACGCTCGTCCTCATCGACGACCTCGATCGCATGGACGCGGCGAGCCAGACGCTCATCGCGTTCCTCGCCGGCCGCCTGGCCGGGACGAGCCTGCGCGTCGTCGCCACGGTCGCACACGTGCCGTCCGACGGGCCGCTCGCCGCCCTGCCGTCGATGCGCCTGGCGCCCCTGCCCGCGGACGAGGCACTGCTGCTCGCCCGTGCGACGGCGGCCGACGACGCGAACGACGGTGTGCTGGCGGTCATCGCGGAACAGACCGCCGGCAACCCCGGTGCGCTCCGGGAACAGCTCGGCATGCTGCGGCGCGAACAGCTGCTCGGCTCCGAGCCGCTCGTGCTGCCGCTCCGGCCGACCCCCACCACCGACCGCGTCGTGGCCTCCGTGGTCGCGGCGGTCGCAGGACGCGATCTGGACGTCCTCGCCCGCCTCGCCCTGGTGCCGGTGACGAAGCTCGCCGGTCCGGAGTGGGACCGCGACGTCGTCGAGGACCTGGCGGCCCTCGGGCTCGTCGAGGTCCGCGGCCAGTCGATCGCGGTCCGCTCCCCGCTCGTGCGCTCCTACCTGCACTGGCGGATGCCGGCACGCGACCGTCGTGCCGCGCACGCCGAGCTCGCCGCGGCGGCCGTCACCCACGACCCGCGGGCCGTGGCGTGGCACCGGAGCTTCACGGACGACGAGCCGGACGCCGTGGCACTGCTGCACGCCGCCCGGGCGTACGCCACCGACGGTCACCCCGGTGCCGCGGTGACGCTCGCCGAACGCGCGCTGCACGTCGGCGGCCGGTCGGAGTCCGAGCACCTCGCGCTCCTCGCCGTCGCCGAGGTCCTGCTCGCCCACCGCCTGCTCGGCTACGCGGCCCGGTACCTGGCGGCGATCCAGCCGTTCCGCTCCCGGCTCGACGACGTGCGCCGCCTGCGGTTGCACTACTCGGTGCAGTACCTCAACGGCGAAGCGGTCGAGGCGGACGAGCTCCTGGTCCCCGCGGACGCGACCGACACCGCCGAGGCGGAGGCCGTGACGGGCCTCCTGGCCATGGTCGCCAGCTTCCGGGCCGAGGCCTGGGAGCTAGAGCACGCCCGCGACCTGCTGCAGCGGGCCGAGCCCTTCGCGGCGACGGTCCCCGACGGCACGCGGCAGATCCTGCAGGCGGCGCGGCACACGGTCGCCGCCGTCGACGGGTCGCTGCCGCCGGACCGCGACCTGCACGACGGGCTCGCGACCACGACCCTGCTCGCGCTGTCCGATCCGACGCTGCTGCTGCTCGCGCACGCCCTGAGCCTGTCCGACCGGCACCGCAGCGCCCGCCGGGTGTTCGCCCTGGTCCTCGCCCGGGCGGCGCACACCGCACCGGTCTGGGTCGAGGCCGCCCGGTACCTCAGCGCCGAGAACGAGGTGCGCTCGGGCAACTTCCGGCTCGCCCTCCGTGCGATCGACGCGTGGGAGTCCGGCTCCTCCGTGGTCGAGCGGCTGCGTGAGCCCTCGCGGGCGATCGCGATCGCGTGGCGGCACTTCCTCGAGGGGCGCCCGCAGGCGAGCCTCGAGGTCCTGGACCGCTGTCTGGCGCTCCGGTCGACGAGCGGCCTGTGGGGTGCGACGGCGAAGCTGCACGCGTTCCGCGGTCGGGTCCTGCTGTTCGAGGGCCGCCCGGCCGAGGCAGCCGCCGCACTCGAGACGGCGGACGCGATCGGCCGGACGCTCCGGAACCCGACGGTGCTCCGGCACCTCGGCGACCTGGTCGAGACGTACGTGCAGCTCGGCCGCACCGAGGACGCCCGGGCGATGACGGCCCGCCTCGCCGCCGACCACCGAGCGCACCCGTCACGCTGGGGCGCCCTGGTGCTGGCGCGGAGCCTCGCGCTCGTCGCCGACGACGGCACCCGCGACGCCGCACGGCACCGCGCGCTCGAGCTGTTCGAACCGACCGACTCGCAGTTCGAGCGGGCCCGGACCCTCACCGCCCTCGCGGCGACCGGGACGGGTCCGGACCGGGCGCGACTCGGCGCGGCGGCCGCCGCCGCGTACGAGGCGGCCGGCCTGCGTCGACCACTCGCGGCACCGCAGGGCGTCGCGGCGATGCCGCCGGCCGTCGGCGGCGCGCTCCGGCTCGCACCGTCCACGACGGCACCGTCCCCGACGACGCCGCGGAGCGCGCCGGACGGCACCGCCGTCCTGACGATGCTCACGGCCGAGGAGCAGGCCGTCGTGCAGAAGGTGACCGAGGGGTACCGCAACCGCGAGATCGCCACGTCGCTGTACATGTCGCAGCGCACGGTGGAGCTCCGTCTCACGCAGATCTACCGCAAGGTCGGGGCGCGGTCGCGCTCGCACCTGGTGGCGCTGCTGGGGTAG
- a CDS encoding inositol monophosphatase family protein: MDLSADLDFARSLADTADAISLDRFRAADLRVTEKADHTAVTDADQAVERALRERLAAERPDDAFLGEETTADTGDEAVSTGHRQWVVDPIDGTANYLRGVPVWATLIALAVDGRPVLGVVSAPALGKRWWAAEGLGAHSFDGPLHVSGVAALEDASLSYNSLQQWDDDDRLDTLVALSRTVWRTRAYGDMWSYMMVAEGVVDVAGEPDLKPWDIAALVPIVEEAGGRLTSLDGDPGPWHGSALASNGLVHDAVVEVVRRS; encoded by the coding sequence GTGGACCTCAGCGCCGACCTGGACTTCGCCCGCTCCCTCGCCGACACCGCCGACGCGATCAGCCTCGACCGGTTCCGTGCCGCCGACCTGCGCGTGACGGAGAAGGCCGACCACACCGCGGTCACCGACGCCGACCAGGCGGTCGAACGGGCGCTCCGCGAGCGACTCGCCGCCGAGCGGCCGGATGACGCCTTCCTCGGCGAGGAGACGACCGCCGACACCGGGGACGAGGCCGTCAGCACCGGGCACCGGCAGTGGGTCGTCGACCCGATCGACGGCACCGCGAACTACCTGCGGGGCGTGCCGGTGTGGGCGACCCTCATCGCGCTCGCGGTCGACGGCCGTCCGGTGCTCGGCGTCGTGAGCGCGCCGGCCCTCGGCAAGCGCTGGTGGGCCGCCGAGGGGCTCGGCGCGCACTCCTTCGACGGGCCGCTGCACGTCTCCGGTGTCGCGGCGCTCGAGGACGCCAGCCTCAGCTACAACTCGCTGCAGCAGTGGGACGACGACGACCGGCTCGACACGCTCGTCGCGCTGTCCCGGACGGTCTGGCGCACCCGCGCCTACGGCGACATGTGGTCGTACATGATGGTCGCCGAGGGCGTCGTCGACGTGGCCGGCGAGCCCGACCTCAAGCCGTGGGACATCGCCGCACTCGTCCCGATCGTCGAGGAGGCCGGCGGACGCCTCACCTCGCTCGACGGCGACCCGGGCCCGTGGCACGGCAGCGCGCTCGCGTCGAACGGGCTCGTGCACGACGCCGTGGTCGAGGTCGTCCGCCGCAGCTAA